A genome region from Streptomyces pratensis includes the following:
- a CDS encoding glycoside hydrolase family 75 protein — MRTRMLVLSALSGAALLATALPAEAADDGESPVGAAELLAKVKSCSRISQGDYRTDQSAATATVPVCGTDEAVFWEADMDIDCDGQVSTACNTRTDPSFQPQTAFKGSDGKYLDSAKVPYVVVPGPGPLWNYAASGIKGGGVAAVIHGDKVRYAVVGDTGPTGIIGEGSYALAQALGIDPDPKSGGTASGVTYILFKNSKASPIESPAAAVSAGEALARKFADGA; from the coding sequence GTGCGTACGCGAATGCTCGTCCTCTCCGCGCTCTCCGGCGCCGCTCTGCTCGCCACGGCACTCCCCGCCGAGGCCGCCGACGACGGGGAAAGCCCGGTCGGGGCCGCCGAACTGCTGGCGAAGGTGAAGAGCTGCAGCCGGATCTCCCAGGGTGACTACCGGACCGACCAGAGTGCGGCCACCGCCACGGTCCCGGTGTGCGGGACCGACGAGGCCGTGTTCTGGGAAGCGGACATGGACATCGACTGCGACGGCCAGGTCAGCACCGCCTGCAACACCAGGACGGACCCCTCCTTCCAGCCTCAGACGGCGTTCAAGGGGTCGGACGGCAAGTACCTGGACTCCGCCAAGGTGCCGTACGTCGTCGTACCCGGCCCCGGGCCGCTCTGGAACTACGCCGCGTCAGGGATCAAGGGCGGTGGAGTGGCCGCCGTCATCCACGGCGACAAGGTCCGCTACGCCGTCGTCGGGGACACGGGGCCCACAGGAATCATCGGTGAGGGTTCGTACGCCCTGGCCCAGGCGCTCGGCATCGATCCGGACCCGAAGAGCGGCGGTACGGCGTCAGGCGTCACCTACATCCTCTTCAAGAACTCCAAGGCGTCACCGATCGAGAGCCCTGCCGCAGCCGTCAGCGCGGGCGAGGCGCTCGCCCGGAAGTTCGCCGACGGCGCCTGA
- a CDS encoding PPOX class F420-dependent oxidoreductase, translating into MTLQDFARSEYVSLTTYRKDGTPVATPVWAAADDGVLYVWTRSDSWKVKRLRNDSRVLVTVCDVRGRIAEGAPSAEGTARLLDGAGTAAVRKVLARKYTWKFWLVDWPAMVVRLGKRPHTGIAVTL; encoded by the coding sequence GTGACCCTCCAGGACTTCGCCCGCAGTGAGTACGTCAGCCTGACCACCTACCGTAAGGACGGCACGCCCGTCGCCACGCCCGTCTGGGCGGCGGCCGACGACGGCGTGCTGTACGTCTGGACCCGGTCCGACTCCTGGAAGGTCAAGCGTCTGCGCAACGACAGCCGGGTCCTCGTCACCGTCTGCGACGTCCGCGGCCGGATCGCGGAGGGCGCGCCGAGCGCCGAGGGGACCGCTCGCCTCCTCGACGGCGCCGGGACCGCCGCGGTGCGCAAGGTGCTCGCCCGCAAGTACACCTGGAAGTTCTGGCTCGTCGACTGGCCGGCCATGGTCGTGCGGCTCGGCAAGCGGCCCCATACGGGGATCGCCGTCACCCTCTGA
- a CDS encoding DUF6895 family protein — MTTIPEPVTRAARGMADRALSWLHANRELGGLPPDTTETLADPDSVYKPLGETTLAASLILRDGVAGPGRLVAAQSLMDFTWEQFRRGDMIYERQIRHTLMTDPLEMYAPFVRCGYRHEGLDRLLAHRSRMRSVNSVEVLPNRRLAVANAAGVVGLEHAEDMKALAGATWLGARPEPWAINWITAYAMTHTVFHLTDWGGNPGGLPPELADYLHAWLPVWIDVWREVGQWDLVTELLIVGASLEDPYCSTEDWEAIAGLQHEDGFVPRDSDPVDDDPQQRFTDHQHTVVVTAVAGSVALARAAGR, encoded by the coding sequence ATGACGACGATCCCCGAGCCGGTCACCAGGGCGGCCCGCGGCATGGCGGACCGGGCGCTCTCGTGGCTGCACGCCAACCGCGAACTGGGCGGCCTGCCGCCCGACACCACCGAGACGCTGGCCGACCCCGACAGCGTCTACAAGCCGCTGGGGGAGACCACGCTCGCCGCCTCCCTCATCCTCCGCGACGGTGTCGCCGGGCCGGGCCGCCTGGTTGCCGCCCAGAGCCTGATGGACTTCACCTGGGAGCAGTTCAGGCGCGGCGACATGATCTACGAGCGCCAGATCCGCCACACGCTGATGACGGACCCCCTGGAGATGTACGCCCCCTTCGTCCGATGCGGCTACCGTCACGAGGGGCTCGACCGGCTCCTCGCGCACCGGTCCCGAATGCGGTCGGTGAACAGCGTCGAGGTGCTGCCGAACCGTCGGCTCGCGGTCGCCAACGCCGCCGGCGTCGTGGGGCTGGAGCACGCCGAGGACATGAAGGCGCTGGCCGGTGCCACGTGGCTCGGTGCGAGGCCGGAGCCGTGGGCGATCAACTGGATCACCGCCTACGCGATGACCCACACCGTCTTCCACCTCACCGACTGGGGCGGGAACCCGGGTGGGCTGCCGCCCGAGCTCGCCGACTACCTGCACGCCTGGCTCCCGGTGTGGATCGACGTGTGGCGTGAGGTGGGGCAGTGGGACCTCGTCACGGAACTCCTCATCGTCGGCGCCTCGCTCGAGGACCCGTACTGCTCGACCGAGGACTGGGAGGCGATCGCCGGGCTCCAGCACGAGGACGGCTTCGTCCCCCGCGACAGCGATCCGGTGGACGACGACCCCCAGCAGCGGTTCACGGACCATCAGCACACGGTCGTCGTCACCGCCGTGGCCGGCTCCGTCGCGCTCGCCCGCGCGGCGGGGCGGTGA
- a CDS encoding serine hydrolase domain-containing protein, whose amino-acid sequence MTEALTTRLRPLLAAAKGPGAAVAAVRGTERAVLCDGPVGEGTRFETGSLTKTFTALLLAELTARGEVGYGDRADRYLPFRIPGPPLTLLHLATHTSGLPRLPPGLLTRAVRSGWLSNPYAGFSEDDLLDSLRRTRLSHRPGTRVQYSNFGGGLLGHVLARAAGGTGGDYPALLAERVTRPLGLADTDCDADRAQATGHWHGRPRPALLMPGLTGAGALRSSARDLLHVLTALLDPGTAPNTALRTALAEVQRPRLSVPRTGSRLCLIWNLRPRPGGGALLHHSGGTRGFTAFAGFLPGSGTGLVALTNTAPTPLAPFIQSAYGALRELDDTPSGRVWTARV is encoded by the coding sequence GTGACGGAGGCGCTGACCACACGCCTCCGGCCCCTCCTGGCAGCCGCCAAGGGGCCGGGGGCCGCGGTCGCGGCGGTGCGGGGAACGGAGCGGGCCGTGCTCTGCGACGGCCCGGTGGGTGAGGGCACCCGGTTCGAGACGGGCTCGCTGACGAAGACCTTCACCGCCCTGCTGCTCGCCGAACTGACCGCCAGGGGCGAAGTCGGTTACGGCGACCGAGCCGACCGCTACCTCCCCTTCCGGATCCCCGGACCGCCGCTCACCCTCCTCCACCTCGCCACCCACACCTCGGGCCTGCCCCGCCTCCCGCCCGGACTGCTCACCCGGGCGGTCCGCAGTGGATGGCTCAGCAATCCGTACGCCGGCTTCTCCGAGGACGACCTGCTGGACTCGCTGCGCCGCACCCGGCTGAGCCACCGCCCCGGCACCCGCGTGCAGTACTCCAACTTCGGGGGAGGGCTGCTGGGGCACGTGCTGGCCAGGGCGGCCGGCGGCACCGGAGGCGACTACCCCGCCCTGCTGGCCGAGCGCGTCACCCGCCCGCTCGGCCTCGCCGACACCGACTGCGACGCCGACCGTGCCCAGGCGACCGGGCATTGGCACGGCCGGCCGCGCCCCGCCCTGCTGATGCCGGGGCTCACCGGAGCAGGAGCCCTGCGCTCCAGCGCCCGGGACCTGCTGCACGTCCTGACCGCACTCCTCGACCCGGGCACGGCGCCGAACACCGCGCTGCGCACCGCGCTGGCCGAGGTGCAGCGGCCCCGGCTGAGCGTGCCGAGAACCGGTTCCCGGCTGTGCCTGATCTGGAACCTCCGCCCACGCCCCGGCGGCGGCGCGCTGCTCCACCACTCCGGCGGCACCCGTGGGTTCACCGCCTTCGCGGGCTTCCTCCCCGGCTCGGGCACGGGCCTCGTGGCCCTCACGAACACGGCTCCCACCCCGCTCGCGCCCTTCATCCAGTCCGCGTACGGGGCGCTCCGCGAGCTGGACGACACGCCCTCCGGGAGGGTGTGGACCGCTCGGGTGTGA
- a CDS encoding nitrilase-related carbon-nitrogen hydrolase, giving the protein MSHVVRAALVQATWTGDTESMIAKHEEHAREAARQGAKVIGFQEVFNAPYFCQVQEPEHYRWAEPVPDGPTVRRMQDLARETGMVVVVPVFEIEQSGFYYNTAAVIDADGTYLGKYRKHHIPQVKGFWEKYYFKPGNAGWPVFDTAVGKVGVYICYDRHFPEGWRQLGLNGAQLVYNPSATSRGLSSYLWQLEQPASAVANEYFVAAINRVGQEEYGDNDFYGTSYFVDPRGQFVGDVASDKEEELVVRDLDFGLIEEVRRQWAFYRDRRPDAYDGLVEP; this is encoded by the coding sequence ATGTCCCACGTCGTACGCGCCGCACTCGTCCAGGCGACCTGGACGGGCGACACCGAATCCATGATCGCCAAGCATGAGGAACACGCGCGTGAGGCCGCCCGGCAGGGCGCGAAGGTCATCGGTTTCCAGGAGGTGTTCAACGCCCCCTACTTCTGCCAGGTCCAGGAGCCCGAGCACTACCGCTGGGCCGAGCCGGTCCCGGACGGGCCGACCGTACGGCGGATGCAGGACCTGGCCAGGGAGACCGGCATGGTGGTCGTCGTCCCGGTCTTCGAGATCGAGCAGTCCGGCTTCTACTACAACACCGCTGCCGTGATCGACGCCGACGGCACGTATCTCGGCAAGTACCGCAAGCACCACATCCCGCAGGTCAAGGGCTTCTGGGAGAAGTACTACTTCAAGCCCGGCAACGCGGGCTGGCCGGTCTTCGACACCGCCGTCGGCAAGGTGGGCGTCTACATCTGCTACGACCGGCACTTCCCGGAGGGGTGGCGTCAACTCGGCCTCAACGGTGCTCAGTTGGTTTACAACCCATCGGCCACCTCGCGCGGACTCTCCAGCTACCTGTGGCAGTTGGAACAGCCTGCCTCCGCCGTCGCCAACGAGTACTTCGTCGCAGCGATCAACCGTGTCGGCCAGGAGGAGTACGGCGACAACGACTTCTACGGCACGAGCTACTTCGTCGACCCGCGCGGCCAGTTCGTCGGTGACGTCGCGAGCGACAAGGAGGAGGAACTCGTCGTGCGCGACCTGGACTTCGGGCTGATCGAGGAGGTCCGCCGGCAATGGGCGTTCTACCGGGACCGCAGGCCGGACGCGTACGACGGGCTGGTGGAGCCGTGA
- a CDS encoding aspartate aminotransferase family protein, with product MTGLHDRHLAVSPEWLALYYRQPLELTHGEGRHVWDSDGNRYLDFFGGILTTMTAHTLPEVTKAVSDQAGRLIHSSTLYLNRPMVELAERVASLSGIPDARVFFTTSGTEANDTALLLATAYRGSNQILAMRNSYHGRSFSAVSITGNRSWSTTSLSPLQTLYVHGGVRNRGPYAELSDERFIKSCVGDLEDLLGHTRGAAALIAEPVQGVGGFTAPPDGLYAAFREVLDRHGILWISDEVQTGWGRTGDHFWGWQAHADNGPPDILTFAKGIGNGMSIGGVVARADVMNCLDANSISTFGGSPVTMAAGLANLSYLLEHDLQGNARRVGGLLIERLRAVGAGSPAVREVRGRGLMIGIELVKPGTDDADPDAAAAVLEAARAGGLLIGKGGGHNTSVLRIAPPLSLTVAEAEEGAEILGEALHAAT from the coding sequence GTGACCGGACTGCACGACCGGCATCTGGCCGTCAGCCCCGAGTGGCTGGCGCTCTACTACCGGCAGCCCTTGGAGCTCACCCACGGCGAGGGACGCCACGTCTGGGACTCGGACGGCAACCGCTACCTCGACTTCTTCGGTGGCATTCTCACCACGATGACCGCACACACCCTGCCCGAGGTGACCAAGGCCGTCTCCGACCAGGCCGGGCGGCTCATCCACTCCTCGACGCTCTATCTCAACCGGCCGATGGTCGAGCTCGCCGAGCGGGTGGCCTCCCTCTCGGGCATCCCCGACGCCAGGGTCTTCTTCACCACCTCGGGCACCGAGGCCAACGACACCGCCCTGCTGCTCGCCACCGCCTACCGGGGTTCGAACCAGATCCTGGCGATGCGCAACAGCTACCACGGCAGGTCGTTCTCAGCCGTTTCCATCACCGGCAACAGGTCCTGGTCGACCACGAGTCTGTCGCCGCTCCAGACGCTGTACGTCCATGGCGGGGTCCGCAACCGGGGCCCGTACGCGGAGCTGAGCGACGAACGGTTCATCAAGTCCTGTGTGGGTGACCTGGAAGACCTGCTCGGGCACACCAGGGGCGCCGCGGCACTGATCGCCGAACCGGTGCAGGGAGTCGGCGGGTTCACCGCACCGCCCGACGGCCTGTACGCCGCCTTCCGCGAGGTGCTCGACCGGCACGGCATCCTGTGGATCTCGGACGAGGTCCAGACCGGCTGGGGGCGTACGGGGGACCACTTCTGGGGCTGGCAGGCGCACGCCGACAACGGGCCGCCGGACATCCTGACCTTCGCCAAGGGGATCGGCAACGGCATGTCGATCGGCGGAGTCGTCGCCCGGGCCGACGTCATGAACTGCCTGGACGCCAACTCCATCTCGACGTTCGGCGGTTCCCCGGTCACCATGGCGGCCGGGCTCGCCAACCTCTCGTACCTGCTGGAACACGACCTCCAGGGCAACGCCCGGCGGGTCGGCGGCCTGCTCATCGAGCGGCTCCGGGCGGTCGGTGCGGGCTCGCCGGCCGTACGGGAGGTGCGCGGCAGAGGGCTCATGATCGGCATCGAGCTGGTGAAGCCGGGCACGGACGACGCCGACCCGGATGCCGCGGCGGCGGTACTGGAGGCGGCCCGAGCGGGCGGGCTGCTCATCGGGAAGGGCGGCGGCCACAACACCAGCGTCCTGCGGATCGCGCCGCCCCTGTCGCTCACCGTCGCCGAGGCGGAGGAAGGTGCGGAGATCCTGGGCGAGGCACTGCACGCGGCAACCTGA